A genomic window from Leptospira broomii serovar Hurstbridge str. 5399 includes:
- the nosZ gene encoding Sec-dependent nitrous-oxide reductase, translating into MNIKIFKYFFYLGLVFLAFVGCKKGAATASLASDAAKRVYVAPGDKDEVYAFLSGGFSGQMSVYGIPSARLFKIIPVFSVFPENGYGYDEETKNMLRTTHGYVPWDDSHHVEASMTDGKQDGRWLFLNANNTPRLARIDLRSFETKEIIEIPNTAGNHASPFSTENTEYLMAATRFSVPIPQSSVPIENFSKGDFKGTITMVKVDPKSGRLSIELQILVPGFDYDLSHCGKGKSHDWCFFTSYNTEQAYKMIEVGASKNDKDYILAFNWVRAKQCLDQGKASNFGGEYYRNFLPENQPAISEKLSGVKMLQPKDCPGVMYYLPTPKSPHGTDVDPTGEYIVGGGKLATVIPVHSFTKLLDVKDKPEHRTKEIMSIPVLKYESTLAGEVNKPCLGPLHTEFDGKGYAYTSCFVSSEVVKWKLGTWEVVQHLPAYYSVGHLSIVGGSSKEPYGKYLIALNKITKDRYLPVGMELPQSAQLYDISGNKAELLSDFPTVGEPHYSQMIPAKMLMDKAAKIYPLEENKHPYAIKSEKDARIIREGNVVRVLMTQIRSHFKPDTIEVRKGDTVYFHVTNLEQDFDIPHGFAINGAPEMPNLLIMPGQTRTFKWQASKPGIYPFYCTDFCSALHQEMQQYIRVSP; encoded by the coding sequence ATGAATATTAAAATATTCAAATATTTCTTTTATTTAGGATTAGTATTCCTAGCATTTGTCGGATGTAAAAAAGGAGCTGCAACGGCTTCTCTTGCATCGGATGCCGCAAAGAGAGTTTATGTTGCCCCGGGAGATAAGGACGAAGTCTATGCTTTCCTCTCTGGCGGATTTAGCGGACAAATGTCCGTGTACGGAATTCCTTCCGCAAGGTTGTTTAAGATTATTCCGGTCTTCTCTGTCTTTCCGGAAAACGGTTACGGGTATGACGAAGAAACCAAGAATATGCTTAGGACGACCCACGGTTACGTTCCCTGGGACGATAGTCATCACGTCGAGGCTTCGATGACCGACGGGAAGCAGGACGGCCGATGGTTGTTTCTAAATGCGAATAACACTCCGCGGCTAGCTAGAATCGATTTGAGATCCTTTGAAACTAAGGAGATTATTGAGATTCCGAATACCGCCGGTAATCACGCGTCTCCGTTCTCAACCGAAAATACCGAATATTTAATGGCCGCAACCAGGTTCTCGGTCCCTATTCCTCAAAGCAGTGTTCCGATCGAAAACTTTTCTAAAGGTGATTTTAAGGGAACGATCACTATGGTTAAAGTCGATCCTAAATCAGGACGTCTTTCGATCGAGTTGCAAATACTCGTTCCAGGATTCGATTACGATCTCTCGCATTGCGGAAAAGGAAAATCCCATGATTGGTGTTTCTTTACTTCATATAATACCGAGCAAGCATATAAGATGATAGAAGTCGGGGCTTCTAAAAACGATAAGGATTATATCCTCGCCTTCAATTGGGTTCGTGCTAAGCAATGTTTGGATCAAGGTAAAGCTTCCAATTTCGGCGGAGAATATTATAGAAATTTCTTACCGGAAAATCAACCGGCGATTTCGGAGAAATTAAGCGGAGTTAAAATGCTTCAACCGAAAGACTGTCCGGGCGTAATGTATTATTTACCGACTCCAAAAAGCCCGCATGGAACCGACGTTGACCCGACGGGAGAGTATATCGTAGGCGGAGGTAAATTGGCGACGGTCATTCCGGTTCACTCTTTTACCAAGCTCTTGGATGTAAAAGATAAACCCGAACATAGAACGAAGGAAATTATGAGTATCCCGGTTCTAAAGTATGAATCTACTTTAGCGGGAGAAGTGAATAAGCCTTGTTTAGGTCCTTTACATACGGAATTTGACGGAAAGGGATATGCATATACTTCCTGTTTTGTCAGCTCGGAAGTCGTAAAATGGAAGCTCGGCACCTGGGAAGTGGTTCAACATTTGCCTGCCTACTATAGTGTCGGCCACCTTTCGATCGTAGGAGGAAGTTCTAAAGAACCTTATGGAAAGTATTTGATAGCTTTAAATAAGATTACGAAGGATCGATACCTTCCGGTTGGAATGGAATTACCGCAAAGCGCTCAGTTGTACGATATTTCGGGTAACAAAGCGGAATTGCTTTCGGATTTTCCTACCGTAGGGGAACCCCATTATTCTCAAATGATACCTGCTAAAATGTTAATGGACAAGGCAGCTAAAATTTATCCGTTAGAAGAGAATAAACATCCGTACGCGATTAAAAGCGAAAAGGATGCGAGAATAATTCGCGAAGGAAACGTGGTCAGGGTTTTAATGACTCAAATAAGATCCCATTTTAAACCGGATACCATCGAAGTGCGAAAAGGGGATACCGTCTATTTCCACGTCACTAATTTGGAGCAAGACTTTGATATTCCTCACGGCTTTGCGATCAACGGTGCGCCGGAAATGCCGAACCTACTGATTATGCCCGGTCAAACGAGAACTTTCAAATGGCAGGCTTCGAAACCCGGAATTTACCCCTTTTACTGCACGGATTTTTGTTCCGCCTTGCATCAAGAAATGCAACAATACATTCGTGTAAGTCCTTAA
- a CDS encoding nitrous oxide reductase accessory protein NosL: MKNRIYYSSLIILILSVGCAKNEPILPEAGREQCQYCSMSIVDFRFHAQFLTQKGRRYYFDSIECLQSYIRENQPAIRSIWVSDFENPGKMLLEPNAVFVQSESIHSPMGRGLGAFRSLERAKSYLTLHTGILIQ, from the coding sequence ATGAAAAATAGAATATACTATTCTTCCTTAATCATTCTCATTCTTTCGGTCGGTTGCGCGAAAAATGAGCCGATACTACCCGAGGCAGGACGGGAGCAATGTCAATATTGTTCGATGTCCATCGTCGATTTCCGGTTTCATGCGCAATTTTTAACGCAAAAAGGTCGCAGATATTATTTCGATTCGATCGAATGTTTGCAATCCTATATTCGTGAAAATCAGCCGGCTATCCGTTCTATTTGGGTTTCGGATTTCGAGAATCCCGGAAAAATGTTGCTCGAACCAAACGCGGTTTTCGTTCAATCCGAATCGATTCATTCCCCGATGGGAAGGGGGCTTGGGGCTTTTCGATCGTTGGAGAGAGCAAAATCATATCTAACGTTACATACCGGCATTTTGATTCAGTGA